The Tessaracoccus aquimaris sequence TCGCGGCCGCCAAGTCACGCTTCCCCACCGAACTCGACGAGGCGCAGACGGCGTTGACGGCGATCGGCCAGTACGACGTCGCCGCCTCGCCGCTGCAGATCGTGCAGGTGGCGGCCGCGATCGCCAACGACGGCGTCATGATGAAGCCCTACCTGGTCAGCTCCGTCACCAACCGGGACCTCACGGTGCTGAGCTCAACGACCCCGCAGCGTCAGGGCCAGCCGCTCTCGGCGTCCAGCGCCAAGCTGCTGCAGCAGATGATGGTCACGGTCGTCGAGGACGGCACCGGGTCGCCCGCGCGGATCTCCGGCCTGACGATCGGCGGCAAGACGGGCACCGCGCAGACCGCACCCGACCGCCCCCCGTACGCCTGGTTCGTCGGCTACGCGGAGGACCCCTCGGTCGCCGTGGTGGCCTTCGTCGAGAACGCAGACGTGGCCCGCGACGACATCTCCGGCGGCAAGCTCGCCGCACCCATCTTCCGAGCAGTCGTGGAGGCGCTTCGATGAACTTCTCAGATTCCTCTCATCTCGATTGGGCAAGATGGTGCCCGACAAACCGAAAGGACCGGCAGCGATGACAGAGCGAGGAGCCTTGCTCGGCGGCCGCTATCAGCTTGATGAGATCATCGGGCGAGGCGGCATGGCCGAGGTCTGGCGCGCCCGTGACATCCGTCTTGAGCGCGACGTCGCGGTCAAGCGCCTGCGCGTTGACCTGGCGAGCGACCCAACCTTCCAGGCCCGGTTCCGTCGGGAGGCACAGTCGGCGGCGGGTCTGAACCACCCCAACATCGTCGCCGTGTACGACACCGGTGAGGAGCGCGACTCCGTCTCGGACGTGTCTGTTCCCTACATCGTGATGGAACTGGTCGAGGGCGTCACGCTGCGGGAGGTGCTGCGCGACGGTCGCAAGATCGTCCCCGAGCGCGCGCTTGAGTTCACCGCGGGGGTGCTCGACGCGCTCGCCTACGCGCACCGCGCGGGCATCGTGCACCGCGACATCAAGCCAGCCAACGTGATGCTGACCCCCAACGGCACCGTCAAGGTGATGGACTTCGGCATCGCTCGGGCCGTCGCGGACACGTCGGCGACCATGACCCAGACGGCGGCCGTGATCGGCACCGCGCAGTACCTGTCGCCCGAGCAGGCGCGCGGCGAGAAGGTCGACAACCGCTCCGACATCTACTCGGTCGGCTGCCTGCTGTACGAACTGCTCACGTCGCAGCCGCTGTTCAAGGGCGACTCGCCCGTGTCGGTTGCCTACCAGCACGTCCGCGAAATGCCCGTGCCCCCGTCGCAACTCGACCCGGAGATCACGCCGGCGATGGACGCGATCGTGCTGAAGTCGCTGGAGAAGGACCCCCGGGACCGCTACTCCGACGCTGGCGAGATGCGAGACGACATCAACCGGTGCATCGCGGGCGAGCCCGTGCTTGCCATGAACCCGGCCGACCAGCCGACCCGCGTGATCCCAAGCGACCCGATGACCACCACCGCGCGACGCGGGGTCGCACCGACGGTCGCCGCGACGACGCCCCCGGTGGGCCCGCCGAGCCCGCCCGAGGAGATCGTCGCCGAGGACCTCGAGGAGGAGCCGAAGAGCCGCAAGGGCCTCATCGCCTTGCTGATCATCGCGGGGCTCGTGCTGGTCGGCATCATCGTCGGCATCTTCCTGCTGCTCAACGGCGGGGGCGGCCCGACGGCCTCACCCACCCCGACGCCGACCGTGTCGGTGACCCCGACCCCCACGCCGACTCCGACGCCAACCCCGACGGCCACACCGACGCCGATGGTGCAGGTCCCCGACCTGAAGGGCATGAAGCTGGAGGACGCGGTCGCGGAGCTGACCCGGCTGAAGCTCGGCTATGGCACGAAGGAGGCCCCCGGCGACGCGGGCACCGAGGATCAGGTCATCGACCAGAACCCGAGCACCGGCTCCGTCCCGGAGGGCACCAAGGTCGTGCTGACCGTCTCGACCGGGCCCGCGCAGTCGACCATCCCGCAAGTGGTCGGAATGACGACCGAGCAGGCGAAGACCACGCTCGATGCCCTCGGGTTCACCAAGGTCAAGGCCGTCGACGAGGACCCGAAGGACGAGCCGATCGAGGCGGTCCCCGGCTCCGTCATCCGCGTCAACCCCGACGTCGGCCGGAGCGCCGAGGCCGACACCGAGATCACCTTGACCATCGCGACGGGCAACTCGATCGTGCCGGAGTTCACCGGCATCAGCTTCGACGCCGCCGAGGAGCGCGCCCGGGGCAAGGGCTTCACGCTCACCAAGGAGGAGGTCGAGGACGGCACCGTCCCCGCCGGCCAGGTCCTCGAGCAGAGCGTCAAGGCCGGACAGGCGGCGCCTCGCAGCGAGGCCATCACCGTCAAGGTGGCAAAGGCCCCGCCGACGACCGCACCCGTGTCGCCCAGCCCGTCGCCTGAGGGCTAAGGGTTCCACCCCGATCGAACGGGCCATCCTCTCAAGGGTGGCCCGTTCGCCGTCCTCTCGTCCCCCGTGTGCCTGGGTCGCCTCCTGCGTTGAGCATGTTTGGTGTCTCGTTGCCGGTTCGAACGTTCAAACGCGCCGAAATCTGCAACGAGTTACCAAACATGCTCAAGTGATGGGCCAACCGACGCACCACGGCCGCCCATCTCGCGGGAGGTCGCGGCCCGGGTCGGGGCGCGCGAGGGTGGCAGAATTGCGGCGTGGCCCGCATCCTCGTCATCGACAACTACGACTCGTTCGTCTACAACATCGTGTCCTACCTCGCCCAGTTGGGGGCAGAGGTCGAGGTGTGGCGCAACGACGACGAGCGGTTCGGCGTGGACGGCTGGCATCAGGGCTTCGACGGCGTGCTGCTGTCGCCCGGTCCCGGCACGCCCGAGGAGGCTGGCGTCTGCGTCGACGTGGTGAGGTCGCTCGGCGGGGTCGTGCCGCTGTTCGGCGTGTGCCTCGGACTGCAGGCGATGGCCGTCGCCTACGGCGGCGTTGTCGGCCGGGCCCCGGAACTGCTGCACGGCAAGACCTCCCCCGTGTTCCACGAGGAGGTCGGGGTGTTCGCCGGGCTTCCCTCGCCGGTGACAACGACGCGCTACCACTCGCTTGCCATCGTGGAGGGCACGGTGCCCGAGGTGCTGGAGGTGACGGCGCGGACCGACTCCGGCGTCATCATGGCCGTGCGACACCGCGAGTTGGCCGTCGAGGCGGTCCAGTTCCACCCCGAGTCGGTGCTGACCGAGGGTGGCTACCAGATGCTCGCCAACTGGCTCGCCGAGTGCGGCGACAAAGGGGCCCCGGCGCGCGCCGTCGGGATGTCCCCGTTGGTCGCGACCAAGCTCACCTGAGGCTGCAGACCCCGCGGCACCCGAGTCGCTCGGAGGCGCACCCGCGCGCCTCGGCGTTGAGCAGTAACCGGGACTCGTTCGCGATTCGAACGTGCAAACGCGGCAAACCCGACAACGAACGCCGACTACTGCTCAACGCCAGACCATGCCCGCGGAGCGAGGAGGTCCGACACGTCCCGCCCTGCGCGAAGAGACGAGACCGCGGCGTTCCGAGACGCCGGCCCCCAATGATTCCCGTCAGCCCTGGCGGGCGAAGCGCAGGCCGACGGTGCCGTCGTAGGCGGGCAGTTCGAGGGTGCCGACCCGGTCGACCGAGTAGCCGAGGCCGTAGGCGGCGACGTACTGGCGGTAGATCTCGATGGCGTGCGACTCGTCGAGGCCCCGCTGCAGCGACTCCTGGTCGCCGATCGCCTCGATCACGTACGGCGGTGCGTACGGGATGCCGT is a genomic window containing:
- the pknB gene encoding Stk1 family PASTA domain-containing Ser/Thr kinase translates to MTERGALLGGRYQLDEIIGRGGMAEVWRARDIRLERDVAVKRLRVDLASDPTFQARFRREAQSAAGLNHPNIVAVYDTGEERDSVSDVSVPYIVMELVEGVTLREVLRDGRKIVPERALEFTAGVLDALAYAHRAGIVHRDIKPANVMLTPNGTVKVMDFGIARAVADTSATMTQTAAVIGTAQYLSPEQARGEKVDNRSDIYSVGCLLYELLTSQPLFKGDSPVSVAYQHVREMPVPPSQLDPEITPAMDAIVLKSLEKDPRDRYSDAGEMRDDINRCIAGEPVLAMNPADQPTRVIPSDPMTTTARRGVAPTVAATTPPVGPPSPPEEIVAEDLEEEPKSRKGLIALLIIAGLVLVGIIVGIFLLLNGGGGPTASPTPTPTVSVTPTPTPTPTPTPTATPTPMVQVPDLKGMKLEDAVAELTRLKLGYGTKEAPGDAGTEDQVIDQNPSTGSVPEGTKVVLTVSTGPAQSTIPQVVGMTTEQAKTTLDALGFTKVKAVDEDPKDEPIEAVPGSVIRVNPDVGRSAEADTEITLTIATGNSIVPEFTGISFDAAEERARGKGFTLTKEEVEDGTVPAGQVLEQSVKAGQAAPRSEAITVKVAKAPPTTAPVSPSPSPEG
- a CDS encoding aminodeoxychorismate/anthranilate synthase component II, encoding MARILVIDNYDSFVYNIVSYLAQLGAEVEVWRNDDERFGVDGWHQGFDGVLLSPGPGTPEEAGVCVDVVRSLGGVVPLFGVCLGLQAMAVAYGGVVGRAPELLHGKTSPVFHEEVGVFAGLPSPVTTTRYHSLAIVEGTVPEVLEVTARTDSGVIMAVRHRELAVEAVQFHPESVLTEGGYQMLANWLAECGDKGAPARAVGMSPLVATKLT